GTACATACGGCTGGTGTTGTTTGGCCAATATCTGTATATGAAGGAGGAAAAGATAAATATCGGAAAAGTTAGTTGCTCGCATAAGCGTTGACCGATCTTGTCATCCAAATAACCTTTGCTCACTTCATTGTGTCAGAAATTTGCTCACTTCATTGTGTCAGAAATGAAGGATCTATGCATAGAAGACTCATAGTATCTGGCTTTTAGACTACCTTTGAAAGAAAATGCTAGCAAGAATATAAGAGGACTTGAACACAAATCTGTAGTAGAAATTGGTCCATAGCCATAGGTGATGGGCAATTTCCTTTGCTGGGAGACCATCCTTTGGCGTTTAAACCGACGTTTCAGAATCTTAATAAAATCAATGAGGGCAGCGTTCAGATATGGAAGTTTCAGCAGATTCTCAAATCTCAAAAAGGGAACTGCTCTGGGTAGATTGTGTAGGGGGCCAAATTTCCCTCAGTTCACAAGGTCCAAAAGGGGTACCGTCATATCTCAGAAGGACCATAAGGTGTTatctttgttcttatttttgggACTTTTATTTATTACCTTGCCAAAACCACATCATTACAGCCGAACGATTTTAAACAAGTAAAGTATTATCCCACAAgtattgccgaacatttgtcTTAAGTACGCTTGGGGGTTCTTCATATCACTCGGCAGTTCCTATTATCGCTCGGTAGCTCTTTGTATCGTTCGGCAGTTATCGCTTGGTAACTCTTTGTATCGTTTGACAGCTCTTTGTATCGCTCAAAGGTTCTTTTATGTTATTCTGCTAGTACTTTACCAGCTCGATAGACATCTTTATCTTTCGGTAAAATATACGGTTGCTCGCTATTGCTCGGAACGTACTGCTATTACTCGGTACGTGGACGCGGTAAGTTGTGACCTTCTAGAAGTTTCTAGAAGCTTCCTATGCACTTTTTACCTAGCTTACTCCCTAAGTCTCCTAACTTTCCATTTGTAGTAACTTTCTATTAATAGCCTTTACTTAGTCATTAAGTTTCACTCACATTTTCTCTATATAAGCAAAGCTCTCCCTCATCTAAGGTACACAACTCTCCTCTCCTACATAAACGGCTTATATTCCTTGCTTTATGTTTCGATTTATCTTCCCCGGGTACTAACTAGCTCGTCGGAGGCTCTACCCGGAGGAacccccctccggttctgcaggtactaGGCTCGGCGCCAACCTCTCCAAGCTCGGAAGACACCTTTCCAGATTCGGCGAGCCCCCACACCGTTCAACAGAAGAGGAAAGGATTTAAGTGGAATTCACCCCCCCACAGATTGAGTATTCGTTTGGTGCAAAATATCTGATACCAGCCATGGTCAATAGCAATAGAgataccttttcttttttttggctcggCGCAATAGAGATACCTTCCATAACAAAACAGAAACAGATGAGCACAAACCTGAACCTGAAATTCCAGACATGCAGGCCATCCATGTCATGCATGCTCATGAAAAAACCTTCCTTCTCCACGAGGGCAGGTAGGAAAGCCTCCGCTGATTTCTGAAATCAAATTGTCGCAGAATGTTAAAATTGCCATGGCACGTGGCTATCACTGAGCTTATATAGCAATTTGCACCAAGtgaataagagtaataattattAGATATCATAGTAATGTCAATTCAGGTGATTCTTTATGCTATCAATGAGCTTATCAATATGACTTCATTGTTATGAAGATAAAATGCAAACCTTAGGGACGACCATCCTCCTGAGGGAGCTGACATCACTCATCTGAAGCTCCTTCTCAAATAGAAACTTCAATCTTGTTTCATCAATTACCTAAAGAACAAAGCGACGGAGAGGTTTTCAAACTAAACACGTAAGCATCATGTGTATCAAATTACGACCAAGTAGCAACGATTAACAGAGTCACTAAAACTACATGAAAGAATTCATATCACTATCACTACATGACAAATACACCAACAAGGGTAATAAAATCAGACAGACATCAAGCAAAATCTAGTACAATACTGTTTTTCAGCAAATTGCATGTCAACAGATTTAGGTATCCAATaccatacacacacacacacatgcactttGTGATTTCTTGCCTGAATTATCCTATTGATTGCGGGGAACTATTTATCTTAACTTTCCTGCATGGAAACATGATGAAAGGTGAAGCATTCCCATTACAATGCCGGCACTTCTTGTCTGGCCAATGCCTATTTGTTGGTTAACAGCAAAGGCGATTGTTGATGGCCGCTGCCTATTACTTTTAAGAGAAAAGGCGGTTGTTGATGGCCGCTGCCTATTACTTTTAAGAGAAGAGGCGGTTGTTGATGGCTGCGGCCTTTTACTTGAGAAGAGGAGGTTGTTAATGGCCGCCGCTAGTTGAACGCTAAAAATCAATGCCATTTCTTGCCTAAAACCTACAAGTGTTTTAGATTACCAGCATTTCCTGGCTGAGCACTGCTAATTAAATGTTCACAATAAATGACATGGCAATAAAAATAAAGCAGTATCACTACAATTCTAGCAGTTCTAGTCTGACCGCCGCCTATTAGTTTGTTATCACTACAATTCTAGCAGTTCTAGTGTGACCGCCGCCTATTAGTTTGTTATCGCTACCGCCGCCTATTAGTTTGTTATCACTACAATTCTGACAGTTCTAGTCTGACTGCCGCCTATTAGTTTGTTATCACTACAATTCTGGCAGTTCTAGTTTGTTATCACTACAATTCTGGCAGTTCTAGTCTGACCGCCACCTATTAGTTGGTTAAGATTAAGGGCGGTTGTTGATGGCCGCTGCTAATTGATTGCTAAACATTAACACCAATTAACTGCTACTATGTtttcctattaaaaaaaaatgctacaaaCAAAATGTTTGAGATTACCAACGTTCTCCGCAAGACCATTTCTAATTGAATGCCCAAAATTATTGACAGTTGTTGTTGACCGCTGCTAATTGATTTTGCGACACTAGCGGTGATCGCTGACAATTGCTTTTAAGTTGTTCCTTATTGGCTTTTTCCTAGTTGCCAATAGAATTCCGTCCACCACTCCTGGGCATGTTTTAGTGGTACATGTTACTCCTATAATGCAACCGCAATATGAAATCTTCCCAGTTTTGTAAACCTCCACCGTAGTATCAAAACCTTCTGTCAAGACTGTTGGACATTTGAGTTATGCAAAAAGTAGAGACTCGGATACTTGGTATTGGAGACTGCAGAGACAGGAATAGATTGCCAAGAGGAGGACAATCAGACTGTTTTACATTTAGAATAACAGACTGCATGTCTCCAAATGACTTTGGAATGATTTTTGTACTATCCAAAATCTAGAGACCCCATGCTTAGTGTTGTAGGAAACAAAGAAGCGCACAAAAAGAATCCTTCCACTCTTGTACAGGGACTCATAAATCCCCACCCACCCTCTTCACCGTCCCTAAAATGGATgaatgaaaacaaaagcaaaggaGAACATGATTAAGTTGTACTTTCAATAAGATCATATAGAACAAGCATAAAATCATCATTATACGTCACGACTCGAGTTATtcaccaaacatcaccaaattaCATTCCCCAAAAATTTCGCCTGTAGAGTAGTCTTGCTGCTGCTCTCCGTTCCGttgtctttttttccctttttgccaTGGGTAGTGGTTAGTATGTTAGATTACTGTAGCAGGCCCAATGTTGATCCGTCAACTCAAACCTGCGACCTCTCCCTTGGGCACTTAGGCCCCTCTCCATGACCATTTGTGCTCCGTTCAATAGTCTATTCTGCAAGAAGTTAGGGAATTGTCCAAGTCTTAAATGTAGAGTCTGTCTTTGACATCCAATGCTTGTCTCAGTTAATCATCAAGAATATCTTGTCTCCCTTGAAAGCTACAAAATCGAAAGCTATTAACAATGAAGGTGGTCACGGCTTACCGTAAGCCAAATGTCAGTATGTTACCATAAGTTCCTCACACATCTCTCTTACCAACTTGATTGATTGTATAGAGTCTTTTGTGCATGATATTGGTCATAAATAGTATCCATCCTACACGCTTAATAATTTTCATCGGACCATCATAATTATTATGCTATACGATGTTCTTGAATGTAAGTTATGTAACCTCCCAAAAGGAAACTAAAATAACTAAGAAACTAACTAATTAATAAAACAATCATCAATTAATTACCATAGATGAAGCAATATAAAAGAAACCGGATTCTATGTCGTTTCAACCCTGTAATTCAATTCACCAACCCACCAACGCTACCTAGAGGGGGGAAATATAAAACAGAAACCAAGTGATTTCAACGTGTTTATTTCTTAAAGATGGGGCGAAAACTATGATTTTTAGAGTAAATTAAGAAAATGCAAGGAATTCATGTGGCTATGACTGCTAAACCAATTTAAAACCTTTTGTGAAGGGCAGTGATTTTCAAACTCcccctttttttaataactgCACTCCCTTTTTGTCTTCCTGTGATGCGAATTTACAATGTTTTTCTTTCATGTGTGAAAGAGTATGCAAAGGAAGGGTTAATTTTGTGAATTCACTTCACAAGAGAACAAGAGTGCAGgtacaataataataaaaaataaaaaataaaagagtaaaaaaaggaatgtgaaaatcaattacctttTGGTAAATGCAGCACACACAGTAGATCGTTTGCTTttggtgaaattatacaatagtccgGGAGTACAGCCTCGTGGTACTCCAGATCACTTTACAACCAAGCATTCACATGAGGTCAACCACCAAGTGTGGACCCCACAGAAAACCCACTTACTTGATCAGAGAGATGAGATGACAAAAAATTGGCAGAAGAAAGGTAAAGTCAAAGTAAAATCTGGTGTGAATTACTGAGTTCAATGATAATCAATTAAACCAATAGATCTGATAAAACGCCAAGGGTTTGGCCGAGTGGGCATGAGACAACAACTATAGCGCTTGCCCCCAAGAAGTCACAAGGTTGAATCTCAAAATAGCCAAACACTCCAAACGTGGTGCTACTTGAGATTTCGGGAGTCATTAGATGAACTGAGGTGCACGCAAATTGCACCGACACCGGGTtataaaaaaaccaaactaataGATCCGAAAAAGAAAGCGGTACAAATATTACAGATGACAAATTATCAGCTGGGCAAATTAGGATAGAATTAGAAAAAGCAaacgagcaaaaaaaaaaaatactaattacAGAAGAacaatactattttttttttaaatttcaatctagAAATCGGGTAAAAATGAGGATGAACACGTACACGTGCGAGCGATGGCGTCGGCACGTGCGAGCCGTAAGGTGAAAACGGCAAGACACTGACAGAAGATCTCCTCTGCCGGGccatcctcttcttcctctgcacACCGGCGACGCTAAACGCCTCGCCGACCAGGTCCCGAGTCAACTCGGTCCGATCCGAGTCACCACCGCAAGTCTTCCGAGATCTCTCCCCCTCATCACCAAAACTGCCATCCCCAACTCCGATTTCAACCCCACCACctgccaccaaaccacacgcCTCGTTTTTCCCCATCGATCGTAGCTAGGGCTAGGCTTAGGGTTTCTGTGAAATTGGACGCTCGGCAGTCGTGAAATGGGGGGGCGGTGAAAGTGAGggagagatggtggtggtgcggTTCTTGTAGTCATAACAACTGGGCTAGGGCTTCTGATCTCGATGACACTTGTGGGATTTTGATTCATGgtgggtttaattttttttgttcggaTTGAGAAAAACAATGTGGGTAGATGGGGATAATGGGGGGTGGGGAGTAATTACGAGGATAGGGTTTAAAGGAAAGGTTGATTCTTCTTttgttatggtttttttttttagggtttgagGCGCAGGAGGAGGTGACGAATGGAGGGTGGGAGAAGGTACAGGTGTTGGAAAAGCTCTGAGTTATTGCTTTCACAACTGAAATCAATGGCGTCTTTCTTTGGGTACATTGCATCGGAGTTTCCagtcacacactctctctctctcttctctctctctctctgtttttttctgACCTTTGGAGGTATGGAAGGTATCAAAACTGGTGGAGGGGGGAGCGTTACAAACGAAGAACAGGTGGGTTTGAATTAGCTTCGCGCGAAATCCACGTCAGCGGCTGGGGATGTGAGCTCGGATCTGGTGCGTGCTGTTTTACTGGAGACTGAACTCGTGAAGGACCGGGGAGAGACACGTGGATTTAGTACATGCTCTCTCGCGGTATTGACCGTTGAGTGCTCCTATAATAGATGGAGTGGTCCGCAGTGAGGAATTTCCCCGCCCACAGAATTGAGATAGAAAGAGACAAGAGACATGTGCTgtataacttctttttttggctcAGCATGCTGTAATATTACATCATCTTTGAGATACAagtgaaatttttattttttatttttaaaaataagggAGATGTGCTTTATGGTTTTACTTATTACTCCTATTAAAATTTtatgtttaattattttaaataaattatttttctctttagagaaattttaaaaaaattaagaaatactCCGTATGTACCAAACTTTAAAaaggtttagaaaaaaaatgatacagTCTAATAATACTAGTAGTATTTGTTTTGTATTactattttttcccctttaatgatattttattaaaaaaattggtcttatgctttttgaaattttaatttctcttgTCGATAAGACGAATacttaattaaaaaaacttgaCACAAACTGAATAAGAATTTTAAATGAAGAGATTAAAATATGCCAAAAGAAATAATGTTGGCCAAACGTAAAGCGAACGGGTTCCAAAAGTCTAGCTTTCCAAAATCTAGATTTTAGATTTCAAATCTCAGCAAGAAAATCATTCGTGAAGtgcataaaaaagaaaagtactCCAGTATTGCTTTAACAAATCCACCatccaaaacattttttgagATAGCAAGTGTGTGCTTTTTCTATTGATGGAACTTTGAAATTAGAAAATGTTTCTATTTCAGTTGTTAAAATGTACTTCATTTAGGCATATCGATTTTGGTTTGGTGATGAATTAGGTGCACGGTTAGAAATTTTGTAGAAAACGGCTATTCGGTATACTTCAGTTTGGTAATAATCCCATCACCTTAAGAATCGAATCATTATTAGTCGGGTTATCAAACAGGGCCTAAGAGATTCCCTGGGTGTTCctcattttccaaaaagaactttttggaaaaaaaaagtaatttcaggctcaaaaatcatgtgttaatgcaaataattttcctatcaatatggatcttgtttgatagatttcattaagatcttttaaacgatgcaaaaaaaattgaaaaaatattttttattttcattatatttgaatttgaaattacctttttttttcaaaaaatactttttgcaGAAAGAGGAACACCCTAGATAGAAAATGAGAGGCTCCTAGCAGTCACCGACTCACCGGGGGGTTTGGTGCCTCAGATTTTTAACTTTCCGTTGCTGTTGCAGGCAAATTTTCCACATAATGCTTGACCTAAGAAGCCACTCTGATGGTCTTGCCTCCTAGCGGGCATGATGCGTTCTCGGGAAGCCTGATTTGATTCACTTCTCGGGGAAGATTTTCGACTGTCATATCCGCATTAGTCTGGGCCGTCTGGCCGATGAAATTATTGAAAGGTGTGGTGTGCCCGAAGATGGAGCAATTCGACTGTGTGGGATGGAAGTAAGGGATGCAGGGGAAGCTAGCTTGAACGGAGTAAAAGTTAGACGTTCGATTTCTTTCGATCAAGTACAAGGTCGGCTGATTCACAAATTCACTTTCAACAACTGTCTTAATCATCAACTCACTAGTCAATTGACCTCAATCACAGCTCCTAGATTATCTCCTGGGAATTGCAAACACATCGGTTTCCAGGCGACCAAAGTTCAGAAAATTGAGGAGCAGTGGATCGACAACTAGAGGCCATTTGATTGACTGGAATAATTTTAGAGGGAATGGAATAATGGTCATTCGTTGGCGCCAAATAAATAGAATGGTCATTCACATGGATTTGGTGAATTTAGCTAACCAAATGCCACGATGAGAATTCAAAGTGAATGATATCCCATTTCAGCCTTCATAAACCAAACGCCGCCTAAAGGAAGTACCCAATAAACTTTCAAACAAATTGGCATACGCTAATACAAATTCTTCCATAAAACCTTTTCCAAGTTCAAAGGAACTTCATGCCATAAAACCACTGACAAATTTGGATTTCTAACCCTAGAAAATGTGAAAGCACTCGAGCAACGGGGAGAAAAGTTTTGATTGTAACAAGTCTCCAGCCAAACAAGCCCTCCAAGATTAGCTTAAACGGTAGCAGGAAGATCAAAGAGATGTAAAAGATAACCAGATACTGTACCATGCCAAAGAAGAGCTTTAGTTCTTTACAAATATTGTC
This DNA window, taken from Rhododendron vialii isolate Sample 1 chromosome 8a, ASM3025357v1, encodes the following:
- the LOC131298452 gene encoding B3 domain-containing transcription factor FUS3-like: MGKNEACGLVAGGGVEIGVGDGSFGDEGERSRKTCGGDSDRTELTRDLVGEAFSVAGVQRKKRMARQRRSSVSVLPFSPYGSHVPTPSLARVIDETRLKFLFEKELQMSDVSSLRRMVVPKKSAEAFLPALVEKEGFFMSMHDMDGLHVWNFRFRYWPNNTSRMYVLENTGEFVNTHGLTPGDYMMIYQDPENQNYFIQARKATDQESHSDSAAKAVNDYFPDDYEVINFEHIVPMDYPYPTVDDTMMPLVYQTTFSSDSSDASYVYETTISNETVFDFWSGPMIYNSRVERAGSFESIENLSLDEF